The Streptomyces nitrosporeus genome includes a window with the following:
- a CDS encoding DUF881 domain-containing protein, translated as MSQPPPDRSSAPPPPRPDASMSLLTTVMEHSLDEGYAEASARRRAEGRTGMPRTLKAKLGLAAGLVLAALVVTLGAAEARVAAPVVAKEREELIDRVNAETGTADELEADVEALRKDVGERQRKALEQHGGGQASLVALLSGATPVQGPGIKLVVDDAENTDQGGGGPRESTGFADTGRVRDRDMQRVVNGLWQSGAEAISINGQRLTALSAIRAAGDAILVDNRPLVPPYTVLAVGDGEKLAAAFRDSADGQYLQALHESFDIRTGISEQAQVRLPAAPSLIVRTAEPLADDTGSGAAETGKGTS; from the coding sequence ATGTCGCAGCCGCCCCCCGATCGGAGTAGCGCACCGCCGCCTCCCCGCCCCGACGCGTCCATGTCGCTGCTGACCACGGTCATGGAGCACAGCCTGGACGAGGGGTACGCCGAGGCCTCGGCCCGGCGCAGGGCCGAGGGCAGGACCGGGATGCCCCGTACGCTCAAGGCGAAACTCGGCCTGGCGGCCGGACTGGTCCTCGCCGCCCTCGTGGTCACCCTCGGCGCAGCAGAGGCGCGTGTCGCCGCGCCGGTCGTGGCCAAGGAACGCGAAGAGCTCATCGACCGCGTCAACGCGGAGACCGGTACGGCCGACGAACTGGAAGCGGACGTCGAGGCGTTGCGCAAGGACGTCGGGGAACGCCAGCGCAAGGCACTCGAGCAGCACGGAGGCGGCCAGGCGAGCCTGGTCGCCCTGCTCTCGGGAGCAACCCCCGTCCAGGGCCCGGGGATCAAGCTGGTCGTCGACGACGCCGAGAACACGGACCAGGGCGGCGGCGGACCCCGGGAGTCGACCGGCTTCGCCGACACCGGGCGGGTCCGCGACCGGGACATGCAGCGAGTGGTCAACGGCCTCTGGCAGTCCGGCGCGGAGGCGATCTCCATCAACGGGCAGCGCCTGACAGCGCTCTCGGCCATCCGGGCGGCCGGTGACGCCATACTGGTCGACAACAGGCCGCTGGTGCCGCCGTACACGGTGCTCGCGGTGGGGGACGGAGAGAAGCTCGCCGCCGCGTTCCGGGACAGCGCCGACGGCCAGTACCTTCAGGCACTGCACGAGAGCTTCGACATCCGCACCGGCATCTCCGAGCAGGCGCAGGTACGCCTGCCGGCCGCGCCGAGCCTGATCGTACGCACAGCAGAGCCTTTGGCCGACGACACGGGAAGTGGCGCGGCGGAGACAGGGAAGGGCACATCGTGA
- a CDS encoding small basic family protein, producing MIAVLGLVVGVVVGLLVRPEVPAVVEPYLPIAVVAALDAVFGGLRAMLDGIFVDKVFVVSFLSNVVVAALIVFLGDKLGVGAQLSTGVVVVLGIRIFSNAAAIRRHVFRA from the coding sequence GTGATCGCCGTACTGGGCCTCGTCGTGGGAGTCGTGGTCGGACTGTTGGTCCGGCCCGAAGTGCCGGCGGTGGTCGAGCCCTACCTGCCGATCGCCGTCGTGGCCGCGCTCGACGCGGTCTTCGGCGGGCTGCGCGCCATGCTCGACGGGATCTTCGTGGACAAGGTCTTCGTGGTGTCGTTCCTGTCGAACGTCGTGGTGGCCGCGCTCATCGTGTTCCTCGGGGACAAGCTGGGGGTCGGCGCCCAGCTCTCCACGGGCGTCGTCGTCGTCCTCGGCATCCGCATCTTCTCCAACGCCGCGGCGATCCGCCGGCACGTCTTCCGGGCCTGA
- a CDS encoding DUF881 domain-containing protein: MTNEEHPRIDGRRSALPPEVPAPPPSAPGAPEPSDGRRRLLAGLWPPRVTRAQLVVALLLFGLGLGLAIQVRSNSDNDALRGARQEDLVRILDELDNRTQRLEDEKQRLEGQRTELENSSDQAEEARRQTLEKERQLGILAGTVAAHGPGITLTVNDPTGAVEADMLLDAVQELRAAGAEAIEVNGVRVVADTYFSGDGGELSIDGHKVRAPYVFEVIGRPQDLEPALNIPGGVVQTLEKEQATAEVARSEDIVVDALRHAQQPDYARSSSQ; the protein is encoded by the coding sequence ATGACCAACGAAGAACACCCGCGTATCGACGGACGTCGCAGCGCACTGCCCCCCGAGGTGCCCGCGCCGCCGCCGTCCGCCCCCGGCGCGCCGGAGCCGTCCGACGGGCGCAGACGCCTGCTGGCCGGTCTCTGGCCCCCGCGGGTGACGCGGGCCCAACTCGTCGTCGCGCTGCTGCTGTTCGGCCTCGGGCTGGGACTCGCGATCCAGGTCAGGTCCAACAGCGACAACGACGCGCTGCGCGGCGCCCGCCAGGAGGACCTGGTCCGCATCCTCGACGAACTCGACAACCGGACCCAGCGCCTGGAGGACGAGAAGCAGCGGCTGGAGGGCCAGCGCACGGAGCTGGAGAACAGCTCCGACCAGGCCGAGGAGGCCCGCAGGCAGACGCTCGAGAAGGAGCGGCAGCTCGGGATCCTGGCCGGTACCGTGGCCGCGCACGGCCCCGGCATCACGCTGACGGTCAACGATCCGACCGGCGCCGTCGAGGCCGACATGCTGCTCGACGCCGTCCAGGAGCTCCGCGCGGCGGGTGCCGAGGCGATCGAGGTCAACGGGGTGCGCGTGGTGGCCGACACCTACTTCTCCGGTGACGGGGGCGAGCTGAGCATCGACGGACACAAGGTACGGGCACCGTACGTGTTCGAGGTCATCGGCCGGCCGCAGGACCTCGAACCGGCTCTGAACATCCCCGGCGGAGTGGTCCAGACCCTGGAGAAGGAGCAGGCCACGGCAGAAGTGGCACGCTCGGAGGACATCGTCGTCGACGCCTTGCGGCACGCGCAGCAGCCTGATTACGCTCGGTCGTCCTCGCAGTGA
- a CDS encoding FHA domain-containing protein codes for MAVCTRCGHRNAADSRFCSNCGAPLRGGVPERASETTSTISISGIEAYEAEATGQTVLPSLSPEAQAAVDALPAGSALLVVRRGPNSGSRFLLDGDLTTAGRHPQSDIFLDDVTVSRRHVEFHRNPDGSFTVGDVGSLNGTYVNRERIDSVALSNGDEVQIGKYRLVFYASQRGV; via the coding sequence ATGGCGGTTTGTACGAGGTGCGGCCACCGCAATGCCGCGGACAGCCGTTTCTGCTCCAACTGCGGTGCGCCGCTGCGGGGCGGAGTGCCCGAGCGTGCCTCGGAGACGACCTCGACCATCTCGATCTCGGGAATCGAGGCGTACGAGGCCGAGGCGACGGGACAGACCGTCCTGCCGTCCCTCTCGCCCGAGGCGCAGGCCGCCGTCGACGCCCTGCCGGCCGGTTCCGCGCTCCTCGTGGTGCGCCGCGGTCCCAACTCCGGCAGCCGGTTCCTGCTCGACGGGGACCTGACCACGGCCGGCCGTCACCCGCAGAGCGACATCTTCCTCGATGACGTGACCGTGTCACGGCGGCATGTGGAGTTCCACAGGAACCCGGACGGTAGCTTCACCGTGGGTGACGTCGGGAGCCTCAACGGGACCTACGTCAACCGTGAGCGCATCGATTCCGTCGCGCTGTCCAACGGCGACGAAGTCCAGATCGGTAAGTACCGGCTGGTCTTCTACGCGAGCCAGCGGGGCGTGTGA
- a CDS encoding MerR family transcriptional regulator, with protein sequence MLRTTTGGAGHGTASADERAMSIGTVLLRLRDEFPEVTISKIRFLEAEGLIEPRRTPSGYRKFSPADVDRLAQVLRMQRDHYLPLKVIREHLDALARGERPTLAPGGQGQLADGLWDQEPGRATAARIGRPELLSAAEVTEEQLTEWESYGLITAGPEGSYDAEAVTVARLVADLGRFGLEPRHLRAVRAAAEREAGLVEQVVAPLRRHRNPQTRAHAEATAKELAELSVRLHAALVQTALKVRFH encoded by the coding sequence ATGCTGCGAACAACGACAGGCGGTGCCGGACACGGCACCGCCTCCGCGGACGAACGCGCCATGAGCATCGGCACGGTGCTGCTGCGGCTGCGCGACGAGTTCCCCGAAGTCACCATCTCCAAGATCCGTTTCCTGGAGGCCGAAGGACTCATCGAGCCCCGGCGGACGCCTTCCGGGTACCGGAAGTTCAGCCCGGCGGACGTGGACCGGCTGGCGCAGGTGCTGCGGATGCAGCGGGACCACTACCTTCCGCTCAAGGTCATCCGGGAGCACCTGGACGCCCTGGCCAGGGGCGAGCGTCCGACGCTCGCCCCCGGGGGGCAGGGGCAGCTCGCCGACGGCCTCTGGGACCAGGAGCCGGGCCGGGCCACCGCCGCCCGTATCGGCCGTCCGGAGCTCCTCAGCGCCGCCGAGGTCACCGAGGAGCAGCTCACCGAGTGGGAGTCGTACGGCCTGATCACGGCCGGCCCTGAGGGCAGCTACGACGCCGAGGCGGTGACCGTGGCACGGCTTGTGGCGGATCTGGGCCGGTTCGGTCTGGAACCCCGCCACCTGCGGGCCGTCAGGGCCGCCGCCGAGCGGGAGGCGGGCCTGGTGGAGCAGGTCGTGGCGCCGCTGCGCCGGCACCGGAACCCGCAGACCAGGGCCCATGCGGAGGCCACCGCCAAAGAACTGGCCGAGCTGTCCGTGCGGCTGCACGCCGCACTGGTGCAGACGGCGCTGAAGGTCCGGTTCCACTGA
- a CDS encoding bifunctional nuclease family protein produces the protein MNELDVVGVRVEMPSNQPIVLLREVGGDRYLPIWIGPGEATAIAFAQQGMAPARPLTHDLFKDVLEALGQELTEVRITDLKEGVFYAELVFAGGVEVSARPSDAIALALRTGTPIYGSDGVLDDAGIAIPDEQEDEVEKFREFLDQISPEDFGTNSQ, from the coding sequence GTGAACGAGCTCGACGTTGTGGGTGTCCGGGTGGAAATGCCCTCCAACCAGCCGATCGTGCTCCTGCGTGAAGTGGGAGGCGACCGGTACCTCCCGATCTGGATCGGCCCTGGGGAAGCGACCGCGATCGCCTTCGCCCAGCAGGGCATGGCTCCGGCCAGGCCGCTGACCCACGATCTCTTCAAGGATGTGCTCGAGGCCCTCGGCCAGGAGCTCACCGAGGTCCGCATCACGGACCTCAAGGAAGGGGTCTTCTACGCGGAGCTGGTCTTCGCCGGCGGGGTCGAGGTGAGCGCACGGCCGTCCGACGCCATAGCGCTCGCCCTGCGCACCGGCACGCCGATCTACGGCAGTGACGGTGTGCTGGACGACGCGGGCATCGCCATCCCCGACGAGCAGGAGGACGAGGTGGAGAAGTTCCGCGAATTCCTCGACCAGATCTCGCCGGAGGACTTCGGTACCAACAGCCAGTGA
- a CDS encoding MerR family transcriptional regulator, translated as MRSSGDGTAAGGLYRQHSSTADQTIMQPVTPAVVAAADGAAPADGIGYRGPTACAAAGITYRQLDYWARTGLVEPSVRPAYGSGTQRLYSFRDVVLLKIVKRFLDTGVALQNIRTTVQHLRARGFTDLERMTLMSDGATVYECSSPDEVVDLLQGGQGVFGIAVGVVWRDVDAALSQLHGERVDTGETLVGHNPADELARRRNRAG; from the coding sequence GTGAGAAGCAGCGGCGACGGTACGGCTGCGGGCGGGTTGTACCGGCAGCACAGCAGTACGGCCGACCAAACCATCATGCAGCCGGTCACGCCGGCGGTGGTGGCAGCGGCGGACGGTGCGGCACCCGCGGACGGCATCGGCTATCGAGGGCCGACGGCGTGCGCGGCGGCGGGGATCACCTACCGGCAGCTCGACTACTGGGCGCGTACGGGGCTGGTGGAACCGAGTGTGCGGCCGGCGTACGGATCGGGGACCCAGCGTCTCTACAGTTTCCGGGACGTGGTCCTCCTCAAGATCGTCAAGCGGTTCCTGGACACAGGTGTCGCTCTGCAGAACATCCGCACCACGGTCCAGCACCTGAGGGCCCGCGGATTCACCGATCTGGAGCGGATGACCCTCATGAGCGACGGGGCGACGGTCTACGAGTGCTCCTCGCCCGACGAGGTCGTCGACCTCCTCCAGGGCGGTCAGGGAGTCTTCGGGATCGCCGTCGGTGTCGTCTGGCGGGACGTGGACGCGGCGCTGTCGCAGCTGCACGGCGAGCGGGTCGACACGGGCGAGACGCTCGTCGGCCACAACCCCGCCGACGAACTGGCACGGCGGCGCAACCGGGCGGGCTGA
- a CDS encoding DNA polymerase IV, with translation MRAAPTILHLDMDAFYASAEQAAKPSLRGKPVVVGGLGARGVVATASYEARRFGVHSAMPMSQARRLAPNAAYLVPRFPLYRAVSETVMELLGRLSPLVEPLSLDEAFVDLEAGGLADDSRSARAVGEQLRLVITAATGLSGSVGLAGSKMLAKIASEKAKPDGLLLIEPGTERELLAPMSVRTLPGVGPATGDHLRRAGMTVVHDLAEAGEAELVRLLGKAHGAALYRMALGHDDRPVVAERDAKSVSVEDTFDVDLHDRVRVRAEVERLADRCVRRLRDAGRSGRTVVLKVRRYDFSTLTRSETLRGPTDDPGVVREAAARLLEAVDTTGGVRLLGVGVTGLADFTQEDLFAQAAEARQGDAVPSAAEEAGSGAAGPGTDGRGTDRPETERPETDGPKPEESGAAQAVLAAPEDAGQPSARRWSAGQDVRHETLGHGWVQGSGVGRVTVRFEEPGSAPGRVRTFRTDDPELRPADPLPLVRDPVDYSSWPASLPKSRSGAVPSAGATSSP, from the coding sequence GTGAGAGCAGCACCCACGATCCTGCATCTGGACATGGACGCCTTCTACGCCTCCGCGGAGCAGGCGGCGAAGCCCAGCCTGCGAGGCAAACCGGTGGTGGTGGGCGGGCTGGGGGCCCGCGGGGTGGTCGCGACCGCGTCGTACGAGGCCCGGCGGTTCGGCGTGCACTCCGCGATGCCCATGTCCCAGGCGAGACGGCTGGCCCCCAACGCCGCGTACCTGGTTCCGCGCTTCCCGCTCTACCGGGCGGTGAGCGAGACCGTGATGGAACTGCTCGGGCGGCTCTCCCCGCTGGTCGAGCCGCTCAGCCTGGACGAGGCGTTCGTCGACCTGGAGGCGGGCGGCCTCGCCGACGACTCCCGTTCCGCCCGTGCGGTCGGCGAGCAGCTGCGCCTGGTCATCACGGCGGCCACCGGACTCAGCGGGTCCGTCGGGCTCGCGGGTTCCAAGATGCTCGCCAAGATCGCCTCCGAGAAGGCCAAGCCCGACGGGCTCCTGCTCATCGAACCGGGCACCGAACGCGAACTGCTCGCACCCATGTCCGTCCGCACACTGCCGGGGGTGGGCCCCGCCACGGGTGACCATCTCAGACGCGCCGGGATGACGGTGGTGCACGATCTCGCCGAGGCGGGGGAGGCGGAACTCGTACGCCTGCTGGGCAAGGCGCACGGGGCCGCGCTGTACCGCATGGCCCTCGGCCACGACGACCGGCCCGTCGTGGCCGAGCGTGACGCCAAGTCCGTGTCGGTGGAGGACACCTTCGACGTGGACCTGCACGACCGCGTCCGGGTGCGGGCGGAGGTGGAGCGGCTCGCCGACCGGTGTGTGCGGCGGCTCCGGGACGCGGGACGCTCCGGACGGACGGTGGTGCTGAAGGTGCGCCGTTACGACTTCTCGACGCTGACCAGGTCCGAGACGCTGCGCGGCCCCACCGACGATCCCGGGGTCGTCAGGGAGGCCGCGGCGAGGCTCCTGGAGGCCGTCGACACCACCGGCGGCGTACGGCTGCTCGGGGTGGGGGTCACGGGACTCGCGGATTTCACACAGGAGGACCTCTTCGCGCAGGCGGCCGAGGCGCGGCAGGGCGACGCGGTGCCGTCCGCGGCCGAGGAGGCCGGGAGCGGGGCCGCCGGGCCGGGGACGGACGGGCGGGGGACGGACAGGCCCGAGACGGAGAGGCCGGAGACGGACGGGCCGAAGCCGGAGGAGTCCGGGGCCGCGCAGGCGGTGCTGGCCGCCCCGGAGGACGCCGGGCAGCCGTCCGCCCGGCGGTGGTCCGCCGGGCAGGACGTACGGCACGAGACGCTCGGGCACGGGTGGGTGCAGGGCAGCGGGGTCGGGCGGGTCACCGTGCGGTTCGAGGAACCGGGTTCGGCCCCGGGCCGGGTGCGGACGTTCAGGACGGACGACCCGGAGCTGCGGCCGGCCGATCCGCTGCCGCTGGTGCGCGATCCGGTCGACTACTCCTCGTGGCCGGCCAGCTTGCCGAAGTCCCGGTCGGGGGCCGTGCCCTCGGCGGGGGCCACGTCCAGCCCGTAG
- a CDS encoding PRC-barrel domain-containing protein, which produces MQSDIDPRSLIGRKAFDRTGAKIGTVDEVYLDDATGVPEWAAVRTGLFTRDAFVPLDPSEFADGRLKVPFDRALIKDAPDFGVGRHLSPEQELQLYRHYGLDVAPAEGTAPDRDFGKLAGHEE; this is translated from the coding sequence GTGCAGAGCGACATCGATCCGCGCAGTCTGATCGGCCGCAAGGCCTTCGACCGCACCGGAGCCAAGATCGGGACGGTGGACGAGGTCTATCTCGACGACGCCACCGGCGTCCCCGAGTGGGCGGCCGTGCGGACGGGGCTCTTCACCAGGGACGCGTTCGTGCCGCTGGATCCGAGCGAGTTCGCCGACGGCCGGCTGAAGGTCCCCTTCGACCGTGCCCTGATCAAGGACGCGCCCGATTTCGGGGTGGGCCGCCACCTCTCCCCCGAACAGGAACTGCAGCTCTACCGCCACTACGGGCTGGACGTGGCCCCCGCCGAGGGCACGGCCCCCGACCGGGACTTCGGCAAGCTGGCCGGCCACGAGGAGTAG
- the gcvP gene encoding aminomethyl-transferring glycine dehydrogenase produces MTPRRTPLSQLEQGIPFEQRHIGPDAGAQAKMLAQVGYGSLDELTAAAVPDVIRSAEALDLPRARTEAEVLAELRQLADRNQVLTPMIGLGYYGTFTPPVILRNVMENPAWYTAYTPYQPEISQGRLEALLNFQTMVADLTGLPTSGASLLDEGTAAAEAMALARRVGKVKDGVFLVDADTLPQTVAVIRTRAEPTGVEVVVADLADGIPAEAAGRGVFGVLLQYPGASGAVRDLRPVIEQAHELGAIVTVAADLLALTLLTSPGELGADIAVGTTQRFGVPMGFGGPHAGFMAVREKFARSLPGRLVGVSVDADGDKAYRLALQTREQHIRREKATSNICTAQVLLAVMAGMYAVYHGPDGLRTIARRTHRFAAILAGGLRAAGADVVHDSFFDTVTVRVPGAASGVVSAARERGVNLRLVDADHVSVACDETTTRAHVAAVWAAFGADGDIEALDAGTAEALPGGLLRTDQVLTHPVFHQHRSETAMLRYLRRLADRDYALDRGMIPLGSCTMKLNATAEMEPITWPEFGALHPFAPAEQAQGFLTLIRELEERLAEVTGYDAVSLQPNAGSQGEFAGLLAVRAYHRANGDEGRTVCLIPSSAHGTNAASAVMAGMKVVVVKTADDGEVDIEDLRAKILKHRDELAVLMITYPSTHGVFEEHVADICGEVHDAGGQVYVDGANLNALVGLAKPGKFGGDVSHLNLHKTFCIPHGGGGPGVGPVGVRAHLAPYLPNHPLQPAAGPGTGVGPISAAPWGSAGILPISWAYVRLMGGEGLKRATQVAVLAANYIAKRLEPHFPILYTGPGDLVAHECIVDLRPLSKATGVSIDDVAKRLIDYGFHSPTMSFPVAGTLMIEPTESEDLTELDRFCDTMIAIRGEIEKVASGAWSADDNPLRNAPHTAAALGGDWEHAYSRTEAVFPAGVTPADKYWPPVRRIDGAFGDRNLVCSCPPLDEYDR; encoded by the coding sequence ATGACCCCCCGTCGCACTCCGCTCTCCCAGCTGGAGCAGGGCATCCCCTTCGAGCAGCGCCACATCGGGCCGGATGCCGGGGCCCAGGCGAAAATGCTCGCACAGGTCGGTTACGGCTCCCTCGACGAACTCACCGCGGCCGCGGTGCCCGACGTGATCAGGAGCGCCGAGGCACTGGACCTCCCCCGGGCGCGCACCGAGGCCGAGGTCCTGGCGGAGCTCCGGCAGCTCGCCGACCGCAACCAGGTGCTGACCCCGATGATCGGGCTCGGCTACTACGGCACGTTCACCCCGCCGGTCATCCTGCGCAACGTCATGGAGAACCCCGCCTGGTACACGGCGTACACGCCCTACCAGCCGGAGATCTCCCAGGGCCGCCTGGAGGCCCTGCTGAACTTCCAGACGATGGTGGCCGACCTCACCGGACTGCCCACCTCCGGCGCCTCGCTCCTGGACGAGGGCACGGCCGCCGCCGAGGCCATGGCGCTGGCACGGCGCGTGGGCAAGGTCAAGGACGGCGTGTTCCTGGTCGACGCGGACACCCTGCCGCAGACCGTCGCGGTGATCCGTACGCGCGCCGAACCGACCGGCGTCGAGGTGGTCGTCGCGGACCTGGCCGACGGCATCCCCGCCGAGGCCGCCGGACGCGGGGTCTTCGGCGTGCTCCTCCAGTACCCGGGCGCCTCGGGTGCCGTGCGTGACCTGCGGCCCGTCATCGAGCAGGCGCACGAACTGGGCGCGATCGTCACCGTCGCCGCCGACCTGCTGGCCCTGACCCTGCTGACCTCGCCCGGTGAGCTCGGCGCGGACATCGCCGTCGGCACCACCCAGCGCTTCGGGGTGCCGATGGGCTTCGGCGGCCCGCACGCCGGTTTCATGGCCGTCCGTGAGAAGTTCGCCCGGAGCCTGCCCGGGCGCCTCGTCGGCGTCTCCGTCGACGCCGACGGCGACAAGGCCTACCGCCTGGCCCTGCAGACCCGCGAGCAGCACATCCGCCGCGAGAAGGCCACCAGCAACATCTGCACCGCGCAGGTACTGCTCGCCGTCATGGCCGGGATGTACGCCGTCTACCACGGCCCCGACGGTCTGCGGACGATCGCCCGGCGGACCCACCGGTTCGCCGCGATCCTGGCCGGGGGGCTGCGGGCCGCGGGCGCCGACGTCGTGCACGACTCGTTCTTCGACACGGTGACCGTCCGGGTGCCGGGTGCCGCCTCCGGCGTGGTCTCCGCGGCGCGCGAGCGCGGGGTCAACCTGCGTCTCGTGGACGCCGACCACGTCTCGGTGGCCTGCGACGAGACCACCACCCGCGCCCATGTGGCCGCGGTCTGGGCCGCCTTCGGCGCGGACGGCGACATCGAGGCGCTGGACGCCGGGACCGCCGAGGCCCTGCCCGGCGGCCTGCTGCGCACCGACCAGGTCCTCACCCACCCGGTCTTCCACCAGCACCGCTCCGAGACCGCGATGCTCCGCTACCTCCGCCGGCTCGCCGACCGGGACTACGCGCTGGACCGCGGCATGATCCCGCTGGGCTCCTGCACCATGAAGCTCAACGCGACCGCCGAGATGGAGCCGATCACCTGGCCGGAGTTCGGCGCGCTGCACCCCTTCGCACCGGCCGAGCAGGCCCAGGGCTTCCTCACCCTCATCCGTGAGCTCGAGGAGCGGCTGGCCGAGGTCACCGGTTACGACGCCGTCTCCCTCCAGCCGAACGCCGGCTCCCAGGGTGAGTTCGCCGGGCTCCTGGCCGTACGCGCCTACCACCGGGCCAACGGTGACGAGGGCCGTACCGTCTGCCTCATCCCGTCCTCCGCGCACGGCACCAACGCCGCGAGCGCCGTGATGGCGGGCATGAAGGTCGTCGTGGTCAAGACCGCCGACGACGGCGAGGTCGACATCGAGGACCTGCGCGCCAAGATCCTGAAGCACCGCGACGAACTCGCCGTCCTGATGATCACCTACCCCTCCACCCACGGCGTCTTCGAGGAGCACGTCGCCGACATCTGCGGCGAGGTGCACGACGCGGGCGGCCAGGTGTACGTGGACGGCGCCAACCTCAACGCGCTGGTCGGCCTTGCGAAGCCCGGCAAGTTCGGCGGGGACGTCTCGCACCTGAACCTGCACAAGACCTTCTGCATCCCGCACGGCGGAGGCGGTCCGGGTGTCGGCCCCGTCGGCGTACGCGCGCACCTGGCGCCGTACCTGCCGAACCATCCGCTGCAGCCCGCCGCGGGCCCCGGGACCGGGGTCGGCCCCATCTCCGCCGCGCCGTGGGGGTCGGCAGGCATCCTGCCGATCTCCTGGGCGTACGTCCGCCTCATGGGCGGGGAGGGGCTGAAGCGCGCGACGCAGGTGGCCGTGCTCGCGGCCAACTACATCGCCAAGCGACTGGAACCGCACTTCCCGATCCTGTACACCGGCCCGGGTGACCTGGTCGCACACGAGTGCATCGTCGACCTGCGGCCGCTCTCCAAGGCGACCGGGGTCAGCATCGACGACGTCGCCAAGCGGCTGATCGACTACGGCTTCCACTCGCCCACGATGTCGTTCCCGGTGGCCGGCACGCTGATGATCGAGCCGACCGAGAGCGAGGACCTCACCGAACTCGACCGGTTCTGCGACACGATGATCGCCATCCGCGGCGAGATCGAGAAGGTCGCCTCCGGCGCCTGGAGCGCGGACGACAACCCGCTGCGCAACGCCCCGCACACGGCTGCCGCGCTCGGCGGCGACTGGGAGCACGCGTACAGCCGCACCGAAGCGGTCTTCCCGGCCGGTGTCACCCCGGCGGACAAGTACTGGCCGCCGGTCCGCCGCATCGACGGTGCCTTCGGGGACCGCAACCTGGTCTGCTCCTGCCCTCCGCTGGACGAGTACGACCGGTAG
- a CDS encoding DUF5999 family protein → MCQHQPPCPTADSSDREAARLVAHHPEQGWSLLCNGVLLFEDTGELLPNGQIIAPHRPSRTGHVAKAA, encoded by the coding sequence ATGTGCCAGCACCAGCCCCCCTGCCCGACCGCGGACTCCAGCGACCGGGAAGCCGCCCGCCTCGTGGCGCACCACCCGGAGCAGGGCTGGAGCCTGCTGTGCAACGGCGTTCTCCTCTTCGAGGACACCGGTGAGCTGCTGCCGAACGGGCAGATCATCGCCCCGCACCGGCCGTCGCGGACGGGCCACGTGGCGAAAGCGGCCTGA